The uncultured Umboniibacter sp. genome includes the window GCTAGCGAATAAGCGGCATTTTCTTCTTCAGTACCGCCTTCTACTGGGCGTCCTAAATGAGACATCACCATCACCGCAGCACCCGACTCCAACGCCAACTTTAAGCTGGGAAGCGCAGCTAGAATCCGCGCATCGCTAGTCACCTTCCCATCACTGATTGGTACATTCAGATCTTCGCGAATTAAAACGCGTTTGCCGGCCAGTGATTCGTTTGCCATTAACTTTACGGTCATGTTAGCTCTCCCAAGCTGATCATTTGTTGAAGATGAAGCGCACTATCCACCAGTCGGTTCGCGTAGCCCCATTCATTATCGAACCAAATTAGTACCTTCACTAAATGGTCGTTTACTACCGCACTTTGCGGTATATCAATCACTGCACTGTGATCGTCGTGGATGAAGTCACACGATGCCAGTGGTTCGGTAGTGATCGTAATATATTGGTTATCATCCGCCAGTCGCTGAAGGCTCTGTGTGAAAGCACCGCGATCTACTGCATGTTCTGTTTGTACAGTAAGTTCTATAGCCGAGACATTTGACGTCGGAACGCGGATAGAAGAGCTATTTAATCGGCCCTCAAGGTGAGGCAGCAATCGATAGACACCTTTATCAAGGGCCGTCTCAACCGGAATCATGGACTGCATGGCACTGCGAGTCAGCCTAAGATCAACATCATGGTAAGCGTCGATAACTGGCTGATCGTTCATTGCCGAGTGCAGTGTTAAGCTACTTCCAGCTACCACGCCGAATTGTGCATCCAACTCCGCCACCAGCGGAATAAGCGCATTGGAGGTGCAAGATCCACAGGAAATCACGCCGTCGCTCGAGGTAACTTGGTTTTGGTTAAAGCCGTAGATCAACGTGCAATCTACCTCCGGCTGGGAGGGGTTGGAAATGAGAATATGCTTCAAGCGGCCGCGAATTTGTCGGCGTGCCACTTCAGCACTAACACTCCCTGAGCACTCTATAAGTACATCACAGTCGATTTGCAAGGCAGAGAACTCGGCCTCATGAGTAATATCAATAGCATGGCCGTTGACCACTAAACGACTATCTTCGATAGTCACTGAGCCCGGAAACCGTCCATGTGTGGAATCATACTTGAGCAAGTGACAAATCGTTTCAATAGGCGCCAGTTCATTAATTGACACCACCGCTAAGTGGTGCCAAAGATCGCGTTCAACTATGGCGCGAAGTACCGATCGACCGATACGTCCGAAACCGTTAATGGCAAGTTGAGCGCTCACGCGAACTCCTAAGCTAGCAGTTCCAGCGACACCGTCACCACGTTATCCACGCTAAAACCAAACATTTCGAACAGCTCATTCGCTGGTGCTGATTCACCGAAAGTTTCCATGGCAACAATGCGACCGTCTAGACCTACATACTTGTACCAGTAGTCACGGTGTGCTGCTTCAATAGCAACACGCGGCAATACAGCGCTCGGCAAAACTTGCTCGCGATAAGCTGCGTCCTGCTGATCGAAACGCTCACAACAGGGAAGGGAAACAACGCGCACGTTCTTACCCTGTGCTGCGAGCGCCTTCTTAGCCTGAACAGCTAACTCAACCTCTGAACCCGTTGCAATCAGAATTAGCTCTGGTGTGCCTTCGCTATCGGAAAGAATGTAACCACCGCGGGCTACGTCGGCAACCTGATCAGCGCTACGCGGCTGCGGCTCAAGACCTTGACGCGTGAAGATTAGCGCACTTGGACCGTCGTTACGCTCCACTGCCGCCTGCCAACTCACAGCGCTTTCTACCACGTCACAGGGGCGCCAAGTTTCCAGGTTCGGAGTAGAACGAAGCGAGGTGAGCTGCTCTACTGGCTGGTGAGTCGGGCCATCTTCGCCCAAGCCAATTGAATCGTGGGTGTACACGAAAATTGCACGCTGCTTCATCAATGCTGCCATACGAACTGCGTTGCGGGCATATTCCATGAACATAAGGAAGGTACCGCCGTAAGGGACGAAACCGCCGTGCAGCGCAATTCCGTTCATAATTGCGCTCATTCCGAACTCACGAACACCGTAGTAGATGTAGTTACCCGACGCATCTGCACCGGTTACACCCTTACTTCCGTCCCATTTGGTCAGGTTAGAGCCCGCAAGGTCAGCTGAGCCACCAACCATTTCAGGTAGGATAGGGCCCAATTGATTTAAGCAAATCTGACTTGCCTGACGCGTTGCTACCTTCTTCGGATTTGCCTGCGCATCGGCGATGAAAGCAGCCATGTCTGCAGCAAAGCCTTCCGGCAGTTCGCCCGCCATACGACGCTTGAATTCCGCTGCTAGCTCAGGGTAATCGGTTGCATACTCGGCAAAGCGATCATCCCACTCCGCTTCTTCAGCAGCGCCTTTATCTTTGGCATCCCATGCTTCATAAATATCGTCAGGAATCACGAATGCATCGTGGGACCAACCTAGCGTCTTACGAGCTGCGGCGATTTCTTCATCACCGAGTGGAGCCCCATGAACACCAGAAGTGCCCTGCTTGTTCGGCGAACCAAAACCAATCACGGTCTTGGCGCAAATCAAGGTTGGCTTCGAAGTTTCATTCTTAGCCGCTTCGATGGCAGCTTCTAAAGCCGCTGCGTCATGGCCATCCACATTCGGGATAACGTGCCAGCCATAGGCTTCAAATCGCGCTGGCGTATCATCACCGAACCAACCGCCAACTTCGCCGTCGATCGAAATGTTATTGTCATCATAGATGGCAATTAGCTTGCCTAGCTGAAGTGTACCAGCCAGTGAACAAGCTTCATGAGAGATGCCTTCCATTAGGCAACCATCGCCGAGGAAGGTATAGGTGTGATGGTCAACAATGTCATGGTCTTCACGGTTAAACTGCGCTGCCATCATCTTTTCAGCCAACGCCATCCCCACGGCGTTAGTGACACCTTGGCCGAGCGGGCCAGTGGTGGTCTCAATACCCGGTGCGTAACCATACTCAGGGTGACCAGGTGTTTTTGAATGTAATTGACGGAAGTTCTTCAACTCCTCAATTGAAAGTTCATACCCACTGAGATGCAAAAGTGAATAGATCAGCATCGAACCGTGACCGTTCGACAACACAAAACGGTCTCTATCGGCCCAGTCTGGATTACTTGGGTTATGCTTCAAAAATTTATTCCAAAGAACCTCAGCAATATCCGCCATCCCCATCGGGGCGCCCGGATGACCACTGTTAGCACGCTGAACAGCATCCATTGATAATGCGCGGATAGCATTGGCTAAGTCTTGACGAGAGGGCATGTGAAGCTCCTTGTTGAATAGAATAAAAGGACGAAAAGCATCTGAATCGTAGCAATGGCTATTTTCACTGATGCCTGAACTAAGAGCAACGGCAAAATGAGTGCTTTTCGGCTATGTTAATTTAAAGATCATAACGACCCTTTATATCAATATATTTTGATATATTGAAATTTTTTGATACTATGTCGCCATGAGTCGAATTAACGCACCAATTTCACGCTTGGATCACACTGGAGCCTTTTTAAAAGCAGCTGCGGATCCTCTGCGTCTGATGATTCTGCGTGTTTTAGCAAGCAACTCATACAATGTAGCTGAGCTTTGCCAAATCTTCTCGTTGCGACAACCTGCTTTGAGTCATCATTTAAAGTTATTGACTCACGCGGGGCTAATTCTAAGCCGCAAGGAAGGTACTAGCGCGTTTTATCGCCGAGTACCCGTTTCGGGTGAGCTCTCAGCGCTTGCTGATGCGCTTTATTTGACGACTGACCGACTAGAATTTGATGATTCCATTCAAGGAAACGTGGCCGATGTTCATCAGGCTCGCGCAGTCACCGCTCAACATTTTTTCGAAGTGAATGCCACCTCACTTCGAGAACAACAAGATCTCATAGCGGATTTCGGTGTGTATGGCGAGCAGGTTGCAGAGATGATTGATCGGCTGGGTACGCAACGGGACACTGCACTGGAGATTGGCCCTGGTCGCGGCGAGTTACTCGCGTTCCTAAGTCAGCGTTATCAGAACGTTCAAGCTGTAGATATTTCATCAACTATGCTTGATGTGACTCGCCAGACGGTGGCACTGGAAGGCCTAGATAACGTGACCCTAATTCATGGCGATACCAGCCACGGAGATATTCATACCGCTGATTTAATTGTCGTCAATATGGTTCTCCACCACACGCCATCACCGGCACGGATTTTTAAAGATCTTGCTGGCTATTTGAGCCACCAAGGGCTTTTGGTCGTATGCGACTTAGTCCGCCACGACCAAAGCTGGGTAAAGGATGCCTGTGGAGACCTCTGGCAGGGATTTGAACAGGAAGAATTATTAAGGTGGGCGCATGACGCTCGCCTGAAACCCGTTGACAGCCAGTTTTTTGCCTTACGCAATGGTTTTCAATTTCAACTTTTTACGTTTACAACACAAGTGGGCAACACAGATGAGTGAGTACACCCTTTTTACTTCAGAGAGCGTCTCTGAGGGACATCCCGATAAACTAGCAGATCAGATCTCGGACGCCATTTTAGACGCCATGATCGCGCGCGACCCCCATGCTCGTGTAGCAGTTGAAACACTTGTGAAGACTGGCATGGCAGTTGTTGCAGGCGAGGCTACGACTACCTGCTATGTCGACCTTGAAGATATCGTCCGTAAGGTGATTACCGACATTGGCTACAACAGCTCGCTAGTCGGCTTTGACGGCGAATCCTGTGCGGTAATCAATGCCATTGGCAAGCAATCCCCTGACATTGCGCAAGGTGTAGATCGCAGTGCGCCAGAGGAGCAAGGCGCGGGTGACCAGGGATTAATGTTTGGTTATGCCACTAATGAAACCGAAGATTTTATGCCTGCCGCACTCTACTACTCTCATAAGTTAGTTCAGCGTCAGGCTTATCTCCGCAAGAACAAGATTCTTCCGTGGTTGCGCCCAGACGCCAAGTCTCAGGTAACCTTGCGATATGATGAGGCGGGAAAGCCGGTAGCTATTGACGCTGTTGTTCTTTCAACTCAGCATGACCCGGACGTATCGTTAGAAACACTTCGCGCGGCGGTGCTTCGTGAAATCATCGAAGCGGAACTTCCCGCTGAATGGCTTCATGCAGACACCAAGTATCACATCAACCCTACCGGTAATTTTGTGATCGGCGGCCCTGTTGGTGACTGTGGCTTAACTGGTCGAAAGATTATCGTTGATACCTACGGCGGTGCAGCGCGTCACGGTGGTGGCGCGTTCTCCGGCAAGGATCCATCAAAAGTAGATCGTAGTGCGGCATACATTGGTCGATATGTAGCGAAAAACTTAGTGGCTGCTCAGCTTGCTGATCGTGCTGAGGTTCAGGTCTCTTACGCCATCGGCGTTGCAGAGCCTACCTCAGTTTCCGTTAACAGCTTTGGTACCGGTAAGTTGAGCGATGCGCGTTTGGCCGAGATCGTTCGCGAAGTATTCGATCTTCGTCCCTATGCAATTACTAAGCAGTTAAACCTGCTTTACCCAATGTATCAACTAACCGCTGCGTACGGTCATTTTGGTCGTAAGCCGTTTGAACACACCTATGAATGGACCGAAAGCGAGAAGGGCGTGGTTACCAAACACTCCAAGACCTTCACCGCCTTCACCTGGGAAAAAACTGACAAGGTTGACGCGCTGACAGCCGCTGCCGCCCTATAAAGAATTTGAGGTACTAACCATGACTGATTACAAAATCCGCGATATCAACCTAGCCGACTGGGGTCGTAAAGAAATTCACATTGCCGAACAGGAAATGCCGGCATTGATGGCACTTCGTGCTCGCTACCAGGCCGAGAAGCCGCTTGCTGGCGCGAAGATTTTGGGCTGTATCCACATGACCATTCAAACCGCCGTGCTGATTGAAACACTGGTGGCATTGGGTGCTGAAGTTCGCTGGTCAAGCTGTAACATTTTCTCTACACAGGACCAAGCGGCCGCGGCTATCGCAGCTTCTGGCGTTCCCGTTTTTGCCTGGAAGGGTGAAACCGAAGAAGAGTACGAGTGGTGCTTACATCAGACCATCCTCAAGGACGATAAGCCTTGGGATGCCAACATGATTCTTGATGACGGCGGTGATCTTACGTTACTTATCCACAACGAGTACCCAGAGATTCTTGAACGCATTCACGGTGTGACGGAAGAGACCACTACCGGTGTTCACCGCCTCTTCGAAATGATGGAGAAAGGCGAGCTAAAGATTCCCGCGGTTAACGTTAACGATGCGGTAACGAAGAGCAAGAACGATAACAAATATGGTTGCCGTCATTCACTTAACGACGCCATTAAGCGCGGTACAGATCACCTGTTAGCGGGCAAGAAAGCGCTCGTGATTGGTTACGGTGACGTAGGTAAAGGTTCAGCACAGTCACTTCGTCAGGAAGGCATGATTGTTCGTATCACTGAGATTGATCCAATCTGTGCCATGCAGGCATGTATGGACGGATTCGAAGTGGTCAGTGCGTACAACGACGGAATTAATACCGGCAAAGTTGAAGATACTAACACTGAAGTACTGAGCAACACCGACTTACTGGTAACCACTACCGGTAACGTCAACGTGGCTGATTCAGCCATTCTAAAAGCCCTTAAGCCGGGATGTGTCGTGTGTAACATCGGTCACTTCGATAACGAGATCGATACCGCATACATGCGTGAGAACTGGGAATGGGAAGAGGTTAAGCCTCAGGTGCACTTAGTTCACCGTGACCGCGCCACCAACGACTACCTGATTCTGCTTTCAGAAGGTCGTCTAGTGAATTTGGGTAACGCAACGGGCCATCCGTCACGCATCATGGATGGTTCATTTGCAAACCAGGTCTTAGCACAGATGTATCTCTTCGAGCGTAAATTTGCCGATCTATCCAGCGCCGAAAAGACGGCCAACATCACCGTTGAGCTTCTGCCGAAGAAGCTCGATGAAGAAGTTGCAGCCAACATGGTAGCGGGCTTTGGCGGGGTGTTAACTCAGCTAACGACACAGCAGGCAGAGTACATTAATGTCCCAGTTGAAGGCCCTTACAAGCCTGAGACCTACAAGTACTAAACGCTGAATGGCTAGGTTGATCCGTTTACTAGACCGAGCGCTTACACTTCCTGTGGAAGTGCTCGAGCTATCGACCGCGCCTAGCCATCACCTCCTAAAAGTTCTCCGCGCCAAGCCCGGTCAAGCTGTTGAAATATTCAACGGCAGTGGCGAGTTTGTCAGGGGCAGCCTAGCAGAGCAATCAAGCAAAAAGACCGCGGTGATAGCCGTTACCGAGTCAGGCACTTCCTCAACTGAATCTCCTCTTGAGATAACACTCTGTATCGCCATTTCTAAGGGTGATCGCTTTGATTATGCACTTCAAAAGGCAACCGAACTGGGTGTGAGCCGGATCATTCCGATGATTGCGGAACGTAGTGAGTTCAAGTTAAAGGACGAGCGACTAGAGAAGAAGCTTCTTAGTTGGCAAGGAATTGTTGACGCGGCGGCAGAACAATGTGGCCGTTTTCATAGTCCGATGGTTGAGTCACCTCTCACCACGGCTTTACTTATTCCATCCCTTGGCAGTAACTTCGATCTGAAATTAGTATTACACCATCGATCGGTAAGTAAGCTTCAAGAGGAACTATCGGTCAAGAATGCGGTGCTACTGATTGGTCCGGAGGGTGGGCTAAGTGAGAATGAAATTATCTTGGCAGAGGCATCGGGCTTTAAATCGGTACTTTTTGGACCCCGAGTACTGAGAACCGAGACTGCGCCGATTGTCGCGCTAACTATTCTCCAACAATTTTACGGTGATTTCGCTTAGCGATTCGCTATGCGCTCCACAAATGAAATCCAGTGCTGTTCTATTTCCACTAAATCAGGTAACCAATACTGTACTTCATTAATTTTTAGCGCCATGGCCATACCAGGGAGCGCTACGTTCTCGACCTCCGTCAAATCAGGCGCCATCAAACGCAGAATCCTAGGCACAGTTTGAAGTCGAATAGCGAAGAAACGATAATGATCACTACCACCTGCACTGTTTAACACCGCAATAGGA containing:
- a CDS encoding metalloregulator ArsR/SmtB family transcription factor is translated as MSRINAPISRLDHTGAFLKAAADPLRLMILRVLASNSYNVAELCQIFSLRQPALSHHLKLLTHAGLILSRKEGTSAFYRRVPVSGELSALADALYLTTDRLEFDDSIQGNVADVHQARAVTAQHFFEVNATSLREQQDLIADFGVYGEQVAEMIDRLGTQRDTALEIGPGRGELLAFLSQRYQNVQAVDISSTMLDVTRQTVALEGLDNVTLIHGDTSHGDIHTADLIVVNMVLHHTPSPARIFKDLAGYLSHQGLLVVCDLVRHDQSWVKDACGDLWQGFEQEELLRWAHDARLKPVDSQFFALRNGFQFQLFTFTTQVGNTDE
- a CDS encoding glyceraldehyde 3-phosphate dehydrogenase NAD-binding domain-containing protein: MSAQLAINGFGRIGRSVLRAIVERDLWHHLAVVSINELAPIETICHLLKYDSTHGRFPGSVTIEDSRLVVNGHAIDITHEAEFSALQIDCDVLIECSGSVSAEVARRQIRGRLKHILISNPSQPEVDCTLIYGFNQNQVTSSDGVISCGSCTSNALIPLVAELDAQFGVVAGSSLTLHSAMNDQPVIDAYHDVDLRLTRSAMQSMIPVETALDKGVYRLLPHLEGRLNSSSIRVPTSNVSAIELTVQTEHAVDRGAFTQSLQRLADDNQYITITTEPLASCDFIHDDHSAVIDIPQSAVVNDHLVKVLIWFDNEWGYANRLVDSALHLQQMISLGELT
- a CDS encoding 16S rRNA (uracil(1498)-N(3))-methyltransferase produces the protein MARLIRLLDRALTLPVEVLELSTAPSHHLLKVLRAKPGQAVEIFNGSGEFVRGSLAEQSSKKTAVIAVTESGTSSTESPLEITLCIAISKGDRFDYALQKATELGVSRIIPMIAERSEFKLKDERLEKKLLSWQGIVDAAAEQCGRFHSPMVESPLTTALLIPSLGSNFDLKLVLHHRSVSKLQEELSVKNAVLLIGPEGGLSENEIILAEASGFKSVLFGPRVLRTETAPIVALTILQQFYGDFA
- the tkt gene encoding transketolase → MPSRQDLANAIRALSMDAVQRANSGHPGAPMGMADIAEVLWNKFLKHNPSNPDWADRDRFVLSNGHGSMLIYSLLHLSGYELSIEELKNFRQLHSKTPGHPEYGYAPGIETTTGPLGQGVTNAVGMALAEKMMAAQFNREDHDIVDHHTYTFLGDGCLMEGISHEACSLAGTLQLGKLIAIYDDNNISIDGEVGGWFGDDTPARFEAYGWHVIPNVDGHDAAALEAAIEAAKNETSKPTLICAKTVIGFGSPNKQGTSGVHGAPLGDEEIAAARKTLGWSHDAFVIPDDIYEAWDAKDKGAAEEAEWDDRFAEYATDYPELAAEFKRRMAGELPEGFAADMAAFIADAQANPKKVATRQASQICLNQLGPILPEMVGGSADLAGSNLTKWDGSKGVTGADASGNYIYYGVREFGMSAIMNGIALHGGFVPYGGTFLMFMEYARNAVRMAALMKQRAIFVYTHDSIGLGEDGPTHQPVEQLTSLRSTPNLETWRPCDVVESAVSWQAAVERNDGPSALIFTRQGLEPQPRSADQVADVARGGYILSDSEGTPELILIATGSEVELAVQAKKALAAQGKNVRVVSLPCCERFDQQDAAYREQVLPSAVLPRVAIEAAHRDYWYKYVGLDGRIVAMETFGESAPANELFEMFGFSVDNVVTVSLELLA
- the metK gene encoding methionine adenosyltransferase — translated: MSEYTLFTSESVSEGHPDKLADQISDAILDAMIARDPHARVAVETLVKTGMAVVAGEATTTCYVDLEDIVRKVITDIGYNSSLVGFDGESCAVINAIGKQSPDIAQGVDRSAPEEQGAGDQGLMFGYATNETEDFMPAALYYSHKLVQRQAYLRKNKILPWLRPDAKSQVTLRYDEAGKPVAIDAVVLSTQHDPDVSLETLRAAVLREIIEAELPAEWLHADTKYHINPTGNFVIGGPVGDCGLTGRKIIVDTYGGAARHGGGAFSGKDPSKVDRSAAYIGRYVAKNLVAAQLADRAEVQVSYAIGVAEPTSVSVNSFGTGKLSDARLAEIVREVFDLRPYAITKQLNLLYPMYQLTAAYGHFGRKPFEHTYEWTESEKGVVTKHSKTFTAFTWEKTDKVDALTAAAAL
- the ahcY gene encoding adenosylhomocysteinase, encoding MTDYKIRDINLADWGRKEIHIAEQEMPALMALRARYQAEKPLAGAKILGCIHMTIQTAVLIETLVALGAEVRWSSCNIFSTQDQAAAAIAASGVPVFAWKGETEEEYEWCLHQTILKDDKPWDANMILDDGGDLTLLIHNEYPEILERIHGVTEETTTGVHRLFEMMEKGELKIPAVNVNDAVTKSKNDNKYGCRHSLNDAIKRGTDHLLAGKKALVIGYGDVGKGSAQSLRQEGMIVRITEIDPICAMQACMDGFEVVSAYNDGINTGKVEDTNTEVLSNTDLLVTTTGNVNVADSAILKALKPGCVVCNIGHFDNEIDTAYMRENWEWEEVKPQVHLVHRDRATNDYLILLSEGRLVNLGNATGHPSRIMDGSFANQVLAQMYLFERKFADLSSAEKTANITVELLPKKLDEEVAANMVAGFGGVLTQLTTQQAEYINVPVEGPYKPETYKY